The Streptomyces halobius genomic interval CGCCGCCGTGCACCGTGTGATCCGCGAACGCCGCGACATCCGCAACGGTTTCCGCGCCGATCCGATCCCCAACGACGTGCTGCTGCGTGTCCTGGAGGCAGCGCACACCGCCCCCAGCGTCGGCCACTCCCAGCCCTGGGACTTCGTCGTGATCCGCTCGGCCGAGACCCGCGAGAAGATGCACCAGCTCGCCATGCAGCAGCGCGAGGCGTACGCCAAATCGCTGCCCAAAGCGCGGGCCAAGCAGTTCCGCGAGCTGAAGATCGAGGCGATCCTCGAAACGCCGGTGAACATCGTCGTCACCGCCGACTCCACCCGTGGCGGACGGCACACCCTCGGCCGCCACACCCAGCCGCAGATGGCCCCGTACTCCTCCGCGCTGGCGGTCGAGAACCTCTGGCTCGCCGCGCGCGCCGAGGGCCTGGGCGTCGGCTGGGTCAGCTTCTTCGACGAGCGGGAGATGGTCCGCGAACTGGGCCTGCCCGAGCACCTTGAGGTCGTCGCCTATCTCTGTCTCGGTTACGTCGACGAGTTCCCGGACGAGCCCGAGCTGCTGCAGGCCGGCTGGTCCAAGCGCCGCCCGCTGTCCTGGGTCGTCCACGAGGAGACGTACGGCCGCCGCGCGCTGCCCGGCGAGGACCCGCACGACCTGCTCCAGGAGACCCTCCACGGCATCCGCCCGCTGGACGCCAAGGCACTCGGTGAGGCATGGGAGCGCCAGAAACGGATGACCAAGCCCGCCGGGGCGCTGGGCATGCTGGAGATCATCTCCGCGCAGCTGTCCGGGCTGTCCCGTAAGTGCCCGCCGCCCATCCCGGAGCCGGCCGCCGTCGCGATCTTCGCCGGCGACCACGGTGTGCACGCCCAGGGCGTCACCCCCTGGCCCCAGGAGGTCACCGGACAGATGGTCGCCAACTTCCTGGGCGGCGGCGCGGTCTGCAACGCCTTCGCCAACCAGGTCGGCGCCGAGGTCTGCGTCGTCGACGTCGGCGTGGCGGGCGACCTCCCGGCCACCCCGGGACTGCTGCCGCGCAAGATCCGCCCCGGGACCGATGACTTCACCGCGGGCCCGGCGATGACCCAAGAGGACGTGCTGAAGGCCGTCGAGGTCGGCATCGAGACCGCCCGCGACCTGGTCGCGGCCGGCAACAAGGTGCTGCTCACCGGCGAGATGGGCATCGCCAACACCACCACCTCGGCCGCCCTGATCGCCGTCTACACCGGCGCCGACCCGACCGAGGTCACCGGCCGCGGCACCGGCATCAACGACGAGACGCACGCTCGCAAGGTCGATGTCGTCCGCCGCGCCCTGGAACTCCACCAGCCCGACCCGGCCGACCCCGTCGGGGTGCTCGCCGCGGTCGGCGGACTGGAGCACGCGGCCCTCGTCGGCCTGATCCTCGGCGGCGCCTCGCTGCGTACCCCGGTCATCCTCGACGGCGTCAGCCCCGGCGCCGCCGCCCTGGTGGCCCGCGCCATCGCCCCCGAGGCGCTGGCCGCCTGCATCGCCGGCCACCGCAGCGCGGAGCCCGGCCATGTCGCGGCGCTGACCAAGCTGGGCCTGCGCCCGCTCGTCGATCTCGATCTGCGCCTCGGCGAAGGCACCGGCGCGCTGCTCGCGCTCCCCGTGGTGCAGAGCGCCGCCCGCGCCATGCACGAGGTCGCCACCTTCGACTCCGCCGGAGTGACGGAGAAGAGCTGACCGGGGACGGCGGCAGCGGGCCGTCCCCGATGACCCCCGGCCCGCAGCCCCATAGGCTGTGGGCCGGGGCCATAACCTCTCACCAGGGGGCCCGGTGCCTCGCCGGGGGTTCCCGGGGCGTACCACCGCTCACCAGCCGCTCCAGCGCCGCAGCGGCCGATCTCGCACCACCCGCACAAGGAGCCGTACCGCCATGGCTGAGCACGTCGCCGAACACGCCGCCTACCCCGTCGGACTGCGGCTGTCCGGCCGCCGCGTGGTCGTTCTCGGGGCGGGCCAGGTCGCCCAGCGCCGGCTGCCCGCGCTCATCGCCGCCGGCGCCGACGTCCTGCTGATCTCCCCGTCCGCCACCCCCTCCGTCGAGGCGATGGCCGACACCGGCGAGATCCGCTGGGAGCGCCGCCGCTACCGGCCGGGCGATCTCGACGGCGCGTGGTACGCACTGATCTCCACCGACGACCCGGAGGCCAACGCCGTCGCCTCCCAGGAGGCCGAGGACCGCCGGGTGTGGTGCGTACGGTCCGACGACGCCGAGGCGGCCACCGCCTGGACCCCGGCCACCGGCCACAGCGAGGGCGTCACCGTCGCGGTGCTCACCGGCCGCGACCCGCGCCGTTCCGCCGCCGTCCGCGACGCCATCGTCGAGGGCCTGCGGGACGGCAGCATCGCGGCCCCGCACCACCGCACCAGGGCCCAGGGCGTGGCCCTCGTGGGCGGCGGCCCCGGCGACCCGGACCTGATCACCGTCCGCGGCCGCCGCCTCCTCGCCGAGGCCGACGTCGTCATCGCCGACCGCCTGGGCCCCCGCGATCTCCTCGCCGAACTTCCTCCCCACGTCGAGGTGATCGACGCCGCGAAGATCCCCTACGGCCGCTTCATGGCGCAGGAGGCCATCAACAACGCGCTGATCGAGCACGCCAAGGCCGGCAAGGCCGTGGTGCGCCTCAAGGGCGGCGACCCGTTCGTGTTCGGCCGTGGCATGGAAGAGGCCCAGGCGCTCGCCGAGGCCGGTATCCCCTGCACCATCGTGCCCGGCATCTCCAGCACCATCTCCGTCCCCGGTGCCGCCGGCATTCCCGTCACCCACCGCGGCGTCGCCCATGAGTTCACCGTGGTCAGCGGCCATGTCGCCCCCGACGACGAGCGCTCGCTGGTCGACTGGCCGTCGCTCGCCAAG includes:
- the cobA gene encoding uroporphyrinogen-III C-methyltransferase; amino-acid sequence: MAEHVAEHAAYPVGLRLSGRRVVVLGAGQVAQRRLPALIAAGADVLLISPSATPSVEAMADTGEIRWERRRYRPGDLDGAWYALISTDDPEANAVASQEAEDRRVWCVRSDDAEAATAWTPATGHSEGVTVAVLTGRDPRRSAAVRDAIVEGLRDGSIAAPHHRTRAQGVALVGGGPGDPDLITVRGRRLLAEADVVIADRLGPRDLLAELPPHVEVIDAAKIPYGRFMAQEAINNALIEHAKAGKAVVRLKGGDPFVFGRGMEEAQALAEAGIPCTIVPGISSTISVPGAAGIPVTHRGVAHEFTVVSGHVAPDDERSLVDWPSLAKLRGTLVVLMGVENSAAIAAKLIEHGRPADTPAAVVQEGTTATQRRVDATLATLGEAVRAEGVRPPAVIVIGDVVGVAAAATDRTDR